One genomic segment of Panicum virgatum strain AP13 chromosome 2N, P.virgatum_v5, whole genome shotgun sequence includes these proteins:
- the LOC120661360 gene encoding histone H2A-like, translating to MDASGATGKVKKGAAGRKAGGPRKKSVSRSVKAGLQFPVGRIGRYLKKGRYAQRVGTGAPIYLAAVLEYLAAEVLELAGNAARDNKKTRIIPRHVLLAIRNDEELGKLLAGVTIAHGGVLPNINPVLLPKKAAEKAASGGAKEAKSPKKGAKSPKKA from the coding sequence aTGGACGCCAGCGGAGCCACCGGGAAGGTGAAGAAGGGGGCGGCCGGGCGCAAGGCGGGTGGCCCCAGGAAGAAGTCGGTGTCGCGGTCCGTGAAGGCCGGGCTCCAGTTCCCCGTAGGCCGCATCGGGCGCTACCTCAAGAAGGGCCGGTACGCGCAGCGCGTCGGCACCGGCGCCCCCATCTACCTCGCGGCCGTCCTCGAGTACCTCGCCGCCGAGGTGCTGGAGCTGGCCGGCAACGCGGCGAGGGACAACAAGAAGACGCGCATCATCCCGCGCCACGTGCTCCTTGCGATCCGTAACGACGAGGAGCTCGGGAAGCTGCTGGCCGGCGTCACCATCGCCCACGGCGGCGTCCTCCCCAACATCAACCCGGTGCTGCTGCCCAAGAAGGCCGCGGAGaaggcggccagcggcggcgccaaggAGGCCAAGTCGCCCAAGAAGGGCGCCAAATCCCCGAAGAAGGCTTAG
- the LOC120661364 gene encoding lon protease homolog 2, peroxisomal-like, with protein MADSPVELPSRLAILPFRNKVLLPGAIVRIRCTNPSSVKLVEQELWQKEEKGLIGVLPVRDSEAGAVGSLLSPGVGSDSGEGSSKAGGSPGETSKQDTKNGKEPIHWHSKGVAARALHLSRGVEKPSGRVTYIVVLEGLCRFSVQELSTRGSYHVARVSRLDMTKTELEQAEQDPDLIALSRQFKATAMELISVLEQKQKTVSRTKVLLDTVPVYRLADIFVASFEISFEEQLSMLDSVDLKVRLSKATELVDRHLQSILVAEKITQKVEGQLSKSQKEFLLRQQMRAIKEELGDNDDDEDDVVALERKMQTAGMPANIWKHAQRELRRLRKMQPQQPGYSSSRAYLELLADLPWQKVSEERELDLRAAKESLDRDHYGLTKVKQRIIEYLAVRKLKPDARGPVLCFVGPPGVGKTSLASSIAKALNRKFIRISLGGVKDEADIRGHRRTYIGSMPGRLIDGLKRVSVSNPVMLLDEIDKTGSDVRGDPASALLEVLDPEQNKTFNDHYLNVPFDLSKVIFVATANRMQPIPPPLLDRMEVIELPGYTPEEKLRIAMKHLIPRVLEQHGLSSAYLQIPEAMVRLIIERYTREAGVRNLERNLASLARAAAVKVAEQANTLRLGKEIQPITTTLLDSRLADGGEVEMEVIPMGHDISNTYENPSPMIVDEAMLEKVLGPPRFDDGEAADRVASPGVSVGLVWTSFGGEVQFVEATAMAGKGDLHLTGQLGDVIKESAQLALTWVRARAADLNLSPTSDINLLESRDIHIHFPAGAVPKDGPSAGVTLVTSLVSLFSNRKVRADTAMTGEMTLRGLVLPVGGVKDKVLAAHRYGIKRVILPERNLKDLTEVPSPILSGMEILLVKRIEEVLGHAFEDGCPLRSRSKL; from the exons ATGGCGGACTCGCCGGTGGAGCTGCCGAGCCGGCTCGCCATACTGCCGTTCCGCAACAAGGTGCTCCTGCCTGGCGCCATCGTGCGGATCCGCTGCACCAACCCCAGCAG TGTGAAGCTAGTGGAGCAAGAACTCTGgcagaaggaggagaagggccTGATCGGGGTACTTCCTGTGCGGGACTCAGAGGCTGGAGCTGTTGGATCGTTGCTGTCTCCTG GTGTGGGCAGTGATTCAGGTGAGGGAAGCAGTAAGGCAGGCGGTTCTCCGGGAGAGACGTCAAAGCAGGACACAAAGAATGGGAAGGAGCCCATTCACTGGCACAGCAA GGGAGTTGCTGCTAGAGCTTTACACCTTTCCAGAGGGGTAGAGAAGCCAAGTGGAAGGGTCACATACATTGTTGTTCTTGAAGGTCTATGTAGGTTCAGTGTTCAGGAACTGAGTACAAGAGGATCATACCATGTTGCCCGTGTTTCACGCCTTGACATGACAAAGACTG AATTGGAGCAGGCGGAGCAAGACCCAGATCTCATTGCTCTTTCTAGACAATTTAAAGCTACTGCCATGGAACTAATTTCTGTTCTAGAACAG AAGCAGAAGACAGTTAGTAGGACAAAGGTGCTTCTTGATACCGTTCCTGTTTATAGGCTAGCTGATATCTTTGTTGCTAGCTTTGAAATAAGCTTTGAGGAGCAGCTTTCCATGCTGGATTCAGTTGACTTGAAAGTTAGACTTTCAAAGGCAACTGAACTTGTAGACAGACACCTGCAG TCGATTCTTGTTGCTGAGAAAATAACGCAGAAGGTTGAGGGGCAGTTGTCGAAGTCGCAAAAAGAATTTCTACTGCGCCAACAG ATGAGGGCTATTAAAGAGGAACTTggtgataatgatgatgatgaagatgacgtGGTTGCACTGGAAAGGAAGATGCAGACCGCAGGAATGCCTGCTAATATTTGGAAGCATGCTCAAAGGGAGTTGAG GCGCCTACGAAAGATGCAACCTCAGCAACCTGGATACAGTAGCTCTCGAGCTTACTTAGAACTTCTTGCCGACCTTCCTTGGCAAAAGGTCAGTGAAGAAAGGGAGCTCGACCTTAGAGCTGCGAAAGAGAGTCTTGACCGGGATCATTATGGGCTAACAAAAGTTAAGCAGCGGATTATTGAGTATTTGGCTGTTCGTAAG CTTAAACCTGATGCCAGGGGTCCAGTGCTGTGTTTTGTGGGGCCACCTGGTGTTGGGAAGACATCTTTGGCTTCCTCCATTGCAAAGGCCCTGAACAGGAAGTTCATAAGAATCTCTCTTGGTGGTGTAAAGGATGAAGCTGATATCAGGGGTCACCGAAGGACATACATTGGAAGCATGCCAGGGAGACTTATTGATGGACTAAAG AGAGTATCTGTCAGCAACCCAGTGATGCTTCTCGACGAAATTGACAAGACCGGTTCTGATGTACGTGGGGATCCAGCATCAGCGCTACTAGAAGTTCTTGATCCTGAGCAGAACAAAACATTCAATGACCA CTATTTGAATGTTCCGTTCGACCTGTCAAAGGTCATATTTGTTGCAACTGCCAACAGGATGCAACCTATCCCCCCTCCTCTGTTAGATAGGATGGAGGTCATTGAGCTACCAGGTTACACACCTGAAGAGAAGCTCAGAATAGCCATGAAACATCTCATACCAAGGGTATTGGAGCAGCATGGCTTGAGTTCGGCGTATCTTCAGATTCCTGAG GCTATGGTCAGACTGATCATTGAGAGATACACGAGAGAAGCTGGAGTACGTAATCTTGAGCGGAACCTAGCTTCATTGGCCCGAGCAGCTGCTGTCAAGGTTGCAGAGCAAGCTAACACTCTTAGACTTGGCAAGGAAATACAACCAATTACTACAACTCTTCTGGATTCAAGGCTTGCTGATGGTGGTGAAGTTGAAATGGAAGTTATTCCTATGGGCCATGATATATCAAATACTTATGAAAATCCATCTCCTATGATTGTTGATGAAGCTATGCTAGAAAAAGTGCTTGGG CCTCCTAGATTTGATGATGGAGAAGCTGCAGATCGTGTAGCAAGCCCAGGAGTTTCTGTTGGGCTTGTTTGGACTTCATTTGGTGGGGAAGTTCAATTTGTGGAGGCTACAGCCATGGCGGGTAAGGGTGACTTGCACTTGACTGGACAGCTTGGTGATGTTATTAAGGAGTCGGCACAGCTAGCTTTGACATGG GTGAGAGCAAGAGCTGCTGACCTGAACTTGTCACCTACTTCTGATATCAACTTATTGGAGAGCCGTGATATTCACATACATTTTCCTGCTGGTGCTGTGCCAAAGGATGGCCCTTCTGCAGGAGTGACATTGGTAACATCACTAGTATCACTTTTTAGTAACAGAAAAGTCAGAGCAGATACTGCTATGACTGGAGAGATGACTCTAAGGGGCCTTGTGTTGCCAGTTGGTGGTGTTAAAGATAAG GTACTTGCGGCACACCGTTATGGAATCAAGAGAGTAATTTTACCTGAAAGGAACTTGAAGGACTTGACTGAGGTTCCATCACCCATTCTGTCTGGCATGGAG ATTCTGCTTGTGAAGCGCATCGAGGAAGTACTTGGCCACGCTTTCGAAGATGGATGCCCGTTGAGATCGCGCTCCAAGTTATAG
- the LOC120662785 gene encoding translation initiation factor IF-2-like has product MPKLRWRPPRRRARADRRGRRRGPVREGASTAAAATGPTRRRPPASWPRARSRSRGRRGVARLGHGPRTGGSSVAGRGGPAAAVTERKGTPPLCLRLPCASLRRGPTTAPPLLLPCARASAVARPSPLRAPPPRACRRPCARLIEGGGPPPPRRAAVPPEPAEHHHRGGRKGVHASDLKPGRRCKGGAPGGGGGAPEAAALQEGRRGRRWRRKAVVAPRGGGRGGKQVACLKRE; this is encoded by the coding sequence ATGCCCAAGCTTCGCTGGcgacctccgcgccgccgcgcgcgcgccgaccGCCGCGGACGCCGTCGTGGCCCCGTGCGGGAGGGGgcctccacggccgccgccgccacaggcccCACGCGGAGAaggccgccggcgtcgtggCCCCGCGCGAGGAGCCGAagccgaggacgacgaggagtaGCTCGGCTCGGCCACGGACCACGGACGGGAGGGAGCTCCGTCGCCGGCCGCGGGGGCCCTGCAGCCGCCGTGACGGAGCGGAAGGGGACGCCGCCCCTGTGCCTGCGCCTCCCCTGCGCGAGCCTTCGCCGCGGCCCgaccaccgcgccgcccctgctcctcccctgcgcgcgcgcctccgccgTAGCCCGGCCGTCGCCCCtgcgcgcgcctccgccgcgggccTGCCGTCGCCCCTGCGCGCGCCTCATCGAGGGaggtgggccgccgccgccgcgccgcgcggcagTCCCGCCGGAGCCCGCCGAGCACCACCACAGAGGCGGGAGGAAGGGCGTCCACGCCAGCGACCTCAagcccggccgccgctgcaAAGGTGGAGCTCCAGGGGGCGGTGGAGGTgctccggaggcggcggcgctgcaggaggGCCGGAGGGGGCGGAGATGGAGGAGGAAGGCCGTCGTTGCCccgcgcggaggaggccggggaGGGAAGCAAGTCGCGTGCCTCAAGCGTGAAtag